A single genomic interval of Spirosoma linguale DSM 74 harbors:
- a CDS encoding YceI family protein (PFAM: YceI family protein~KEGG: azo:azo2870 hypothetical protein), whose translation MKKHFILLIFGLFMSLSVSAQPAWKTTKADVTFKIRNAGLSVDGSFGGFMGTLLFDPAMPEKAQLSASVDAATIETGIGLRNNHLKKPDYFDVANHPRISLKSTHVEKKGVNAYLGTFSLTLKGTTRTVMIPFTVTQTGNMAQFAGEFTINRRDYDVGGRNLLMSNDVTIMLSIQAQATVPVAATN comes from the coding sequence ATGAAAAAGCACTTCATCCTGCTGATTTTTGGGCTATTCATGAGCCTGTCGGTTAGTGCCCAGCCTGCCTGGAAAACGACCAAAGCCGACGTTACCTTTAAAATTCGCAATGCCGGACTGAGCGTCGACGGTTCGTTCGGTGGGTTCATGGGCACCCTTCTCTTTGACCCGGCCATGCCCGAGAAAGCCCAACTGTCGGCCAGTGTCGATGCCGCTACCATCGAAACGGGTATTGGCCTGCGGAATAATCACCTGAAAAAGCCAGATTACTTCGATGTGGCCAACCATCCGCGCATCAGCCTGAAGTCGACGCATGTTGAGAAAAAGGGAGTCAACGCCTACCTCGGCACGTTCTCGCTTACTCTTAAAGGCACAACCCGTACTGTTATGATTCCCTTTACGGTTACCCAGACGGGAAACATGGCCCAGTTTGCCGGTGAATTCACCATAAACCGACGCGATTATGACGTTGGGGGCCGTAACCTCCTGATGAGTAACGATGTCACGATCATGTTATCTATTCAGGCGCAGGCTACCGTCCCCGTAGCCGCTACAAATTAA